One window of Dehalobacterium formicoaceticum genomic DNA carries:
- a CDS encoding ABC transporter substrate-binding protein — translation MKKIVLLLIVLILILSAVGCSTGNSSREKDEQLREIDVVLDWYPNALHTFLYVAMDKGYFAEEGLKVNVQFPANTNDALSLVAANQAEIGLYYLQDIIMARANQNVPVRSIGAVVQSPLNIVLSLKEQGITSPKDLVGKTVGYAGTELSEALIKSIMNHVGADYNDVTMIDVGFDLMSSMTTKNVDATIGCLVNHEVPQLEEEGFEVNWFMLDEYGVPAYYESVFLASDETIAKDSEMLASFMRACKKGFRDMQDHPEESLEILMKHQNEENFPLSETVERKSLETLLPLMASADAPFLSQSETVWQNNIEWLKQEGLIDRRIQVSDVMAEIE, via the coding sequence ATGAAAAAGATAGTTCTTTTGTTGATCGTATTGATTTTGATCTTATCAGCTGTCGGTTGCAGCACAGGCAATTCCAGCCGGGAAAAAGATGAACAGCTAAGGGAAATAGATGTTGTTCTGGACTGGTATCCCAATGCTTTGCATACTTTCTTATATGTAGCTATGGATAAAGGGTATTTTGCCGAGGAAGGATTAAAGGTGAATGTTCAATTTCCTGCCAACACCAATGATGCTTTATCCTTGGTGGCGGCCAATCAGGCAGAAATAGGTTTGTATTATTTACAGGACATAATCATGGCACGGGCCAATCAAAATGTACCCGTGCGATCCATCGGTGCCGTAGTACAATCTCCTTTGAATATTGTTCTTTCTCTTAAAGAACAAGGCATTACTTCTCCCAAGGATTTAGTCGGCAAAACCGTTGGCTATGCCGGAACGGAATTAAGTGAGGCCCTGATTAAAAGTATCATGAATCATGTTGGCGCCGATTATAATGATGTGACTATGATTGACGTTGGGTTTGATCTCATGTCTTCCATGACCACAAAAAATGTGGATGCTACTATTGGCTGCTTGGTGAATCATGAGGTACCCCAGTTAGAAGAGGAAGGATTTGAAGTAAACTGGTTTATGCTGGATGAATATGGTGTGCCTGCTTATTATGAATCAGTCTTTCTTGCCAGCGATGAAACCATAGCTAAGGACAGTGAAATGCTGGCTTCCTTTATGCGCGCTTGCAAAAAAGGTTTCCGGGATATGCAGGATCATCCCGAGGAATCCTTGGAGATCCTGATGAAGCACCAAAATGAAGAGAATTTTCCTTTGTCGGAAACAGTGGAAAGAAAGAGTTTGGAAACCCTTCTCCCTTTGATGGCATCGGCAGACGCTCCTTTTTTATCCCAATCAGAAACAGTATGGCAGAACAATATCGAATGGTTGAAGCAAGAAGGATTGATTGACAGAAGGATTCAGGTGTCGGATGTAATGGCTGAGATTGAGTGA
- a CDS encoding deoxyguanosinetriphosphate triphosphohydrolase — MLIREQTEGWEIKHLSSYAQKSKTTLGRNTPEEECQIRTAYQRDRDRIIHSKAFRRLKLKTQVFIAPEGDHFRTRLTHTLEVAQIARTVARALRLNEDLTEAIALGHDLGHTPFGHAGEEALDEMMKDGFRHNYQSLRIVEKLEGGKGLNLTWEVRDGILNHTGPMKPATLEGQVVKIADRIAYINHDIDDAIQGKIITKNDLPFNCLKVLGSRHSERINAMVKDLIKCNISRGEIGMSSEIKSAMDELRSFLFKRVYIGSKAKWEETKAKDMLKILFSYYLKHPEDLPEEYQSGDDHDVQVCDYVAGMTDRYAIAQFNHIFVPGGFRIE, encoded by the coding sequence ATGTTGATTCGTGAACAGACTGAAGGTTGGGAAATCAAACACTTGTCTTCTTATGCACAAAAAAGTAAAACGACACTTGGCCGGAATACCCCGGAGGAGGAATGCCAGATACGCACTGCCTACCAAAGGGATCGTGATAGAATTATTCATTCCAAAGCATTTCGCCGTCTGAAGTTAAAGACTCAGGTTTTCATCGCTCCTGAAGGAGATCATTTTCGTACCCGTCTCACCCATACCTTGGAGGTGGCGCAAATTGCCCGCACCGTAGCCCGGGCACTACGTTTAAATGAGGATCTGACAGAAGCCATTGCATTGGGTCATGACTTGGGCCATACGCCTTTTGGTCATGCGGGGGAAGAAGCTTTGGATGAGATGATGAAGGATGGTTTTCGCCATAATTATCAAAGCTTGCGCATCGTAGAAAAGCTTGAAGGGGGAAAAGGACTGAATCTTACCTGGGAAGTAAGAGACGGGATCTTAAATCATACCGGGCCCATGAAACCGGCCACTCTGGAAGGCCAGGTAGTTAAAATCGCTGATCGCATTGCTTATATTAATCATGATATTGATGATGCCATCCAGGGGAAAATTATTACCAAAAACGATTTGCCTTTCAACTGCCTTAAGGTATTAGGTTCCCGTCACAGTGAAAGAATTAATGCGATGGTAAAGGATTTGATCAAATGCAACATCAGTCGGGGGGAGATTGGGATGAGCAGTGAGATTAAGTCCGCTATGGATGAACTGAGAAGTTTTTTATTTAAACGGGTTTATATTGGATCGAAAGCCAAATGGGAAGAAACGAAGGCCAAGGATATGCTTAAAATACTCTTCTCTTATTATTTAAAGCATCCTGAGGATTTGCCTGAGGAATATCAGTCCGGAGATGATCATGATGTTCAGGTATGTGATTATGTGGCAGGAATGACGGATCGGTATGCCATTGCCCAATTTAATCATATTTTTGTACCCGGAGGCTTTCGCATAGAGTAA
- a CDS encoding YaiI/YqxD family protein, translating to MKILVDADACPVKDVIISVGREKNIPVEMVASFNHQISEGTGVKVIVTDTGQDAADFVIVNRIQDQDIVVTQDYGLAALVLGRNGRALSPRGLIFTGDNINSLLMQRHVSAKVRRGGGKTKGPSAFSREDRNNFLESLLRLLES from the coding sequence TTGAAGATTTTGGTTGATGCTGATGCTTGTCCAGTGAAAGACGTCATAATTTCTGTAGGGAGAGAAAAAAATATTCCTGTGGAAATGGTGGCCTCTTTTAACCATCAGATTTCTGAAGGAACGGGTGTCAAGGTTATTGTTACTGATACAGGACAGGATGCCGCAGATTTTGTCATTGTCAATCGCATACAGGATCAGGATATCGTTGTAACCCAGGATTATGGTTTAGCGGCTTTGGTATTAGGTAGAAACGGCCGTGCTCTTTCTCCCCGTGGTTTGATATTTACCGGGGATAATATTAACAGTCTTCTGATGCAGCGTCATGTTTCCGCAAAGGTGCGCAGAGGAGGAGGCAAGACGAAAGGACCGTCAGCTTTTTCCCGGGAGGATCGAAATAATTTTCTGGAATCGCTGCTCCGATTGCTGGAATCATAA
- the dnaG gene encoding DNA primase, translating into MRFVPPEIIEEIRGKADIVEVISDYVNLKKQGKNYVGLCPFHMEDTPSFSVSPDKQIFYCFGCHKGGSVIHFIMEQENLTLPEAAAKLAEKVGVMIPENVKGSQVSAHQTEKIRLTNMHEAAADYYHQILLKSDMAEESLNYFKKRGISLEVIREFRLGFAPKSWDYLVKQLLSQGYTENEMEKAGLAAKSSRETYYDKFRNRIMFPIQDFRGKVIAFGGRGIHDELPKYLNSTETPIFSKSQNLYGLSNAAGMIRQKDEAVLMEGYMDVLTAHQFGIKNAVASLGTSLTPEQGKLLKRYSSNVLIAYDADAAGAKAAYRGLEILQKLAFRVRVLKLPEGMDPDDFLHQHGYQAWVQLAAEQALSLVEYKLQAAMEKYNVHTIEGKADVVQELLPDLAKIKSQVEKDQYIKLVASTLNISIESIYADLRQIKGIVSNKDNFSKRKHTNKEIGSIKSSDLGGKNNAQLLAEKNLTKLMIENRNIFDHVENTLGLNFSTDESITRILEFIGEIYPDFDWLPATLIERIDEENLKQYLSQLFMEDNPENINKKLLVRDYIKTINLYRLKKRMREIQEAIQSYEQQQNMTGDIMALLQELNMLQQQMQQLKE; encoded by the coding sequence ATGAGATTTGTACCGCCGGAAATTATCGAGGAAATTCGCGGAAAAGCAGATATTGTGGAGGTAATTTCCGATTATGTCAATTTAAAAAAGCAAGGTAAAAATTATGTTGGGCTATGCCCCTTTCATATGGAGGACACACCATCATTTTCTGTTTCTCCCGATAAGCAAATTTTTTATTGTTTTGGTTGTCATAAGGGAGGCAGTGTCATCCATTTCATTATGGAGCAGGAGAATTTAACATTGCCGGAAGCCGCAGCAAAGTTGGCGGAAAAAGTTGGTGTTATGATTCCGGAAAATGTTAAAGGGAGCCAGGTAAGCGCTCATCAAACTGAGAAAATCAGATTGACAAATATGCATGAGGCGGCAGCAGATTATTATCATCAAATTTTACTGAAATCTGACATGGCTGAGGAGTCCTTGAATTACTTTAAAAAAAGAGGAATCAGTCTGGAGGTAATCCGGGAGTTTCGCTTGGGATTTGCCCCAAAATCATGGGATTATTTAGTCAAACAACTATTATCTCAGGGGTATACAGAAAACGAGATGGAAAAAGCCGGACTTGCCGCCAAGAGTTCTCGGGAAACTTACTATGATAAATTTCGCAATCGGATCATGTTTCCTATTCAAGACTTTAGGGGTAAGGTCATTGCCTTTGGTGGCCGGGGAATTCATGATGAATTACCAAAATATCTCAATTCTACAGAAACACCGATTTTTAGTAAGTCACAGAATTTGTACGGATTAAGCAACGCTGCCGGCATGATTCGGCAAAAGGATGAAGCGGTGCTCATGGAAGGTTATATGGATGTGCTTACTGCCCATCAATTTGGCATCAAAAATGCTGTTGCTTCATTGGGAACATCTCTGACTCCGGAGCAGGGAAAACTATTAAAACGGTATTCTTCGAACGTTCTTATCGCCTATGATGCAGATGCAGCCGGAGCGAAGGCTGCCTACCGTGGATTGGAAATTTTGCAGAAGCTGGCTTTCAGAGTAAGGGTTTTGAAGCTTCCTGAGGGCATGGATCCGGATGATTTTTTGCATCAGCATGGTTATCAAGCCTGGGTGCAACTGGCAGCAGAGCAGGCTCTTAGTTTGGTGGAGTATAAGCTTCAGGCGGCCATGGAAAAATATAATGTTCATACAATTGAAGGTAAAGCGGATGTGGTCCAGGAACTTTTGCCTGATCTGGCAAAAATAAAAAGTCAGGTGGAAAAAGATCAATATATCAAGCTGGTAGCAAGCACTTTGAATATTTCCATCGAATCTATCTATGCTGATTTAAGACAAATCAAAGGAATCGTATCAAATAAGGATAATTTTAGCAAGAGAAAGCATACTAACAAAGAAATAGGTTCGATCAAAAGCTCTGATTTAGGCGGCAAAAATAATGCTCAATTATTGGCAGAAAAGAATTTGACCAAGCTGATGATTGAAAATCGTAATATTTTTGATCATGTGGAAAATACTTTGGGATTGAATTTCTCAACAGATGAGAGCATAACCAGGATTTTGGAATTTATCGGGGAGATATACCCGGATTTTGATTGGTTGCCCGCGACTTTGATTGAACGTATCGATGAAGAAAATTTAAAACAATATCTATCCCAGTTATTTATGGAAGATAACCCGGAAAATATTAATAAAAAATTATTAGTACGGGATTATATAAAAACCATTAACCTCTACCGGTTAAAGAAACGAATGCGAGAAATTCAAGAAGCAATTCAAAGCTATGAACAACAACAGAATATGACCGGAGATATCATGGCGCTGTTGCAGGAATTGAATATGCTGCAACAGCAAATGCAGCAATTAAAGGAATAA
- the rpoD gene encoding RNA polymerase sigma factor RpoD, whose product MKPDQSKIEAVKKLMETGKQKGTLTYTEIIEILSEIDLSPDQMDDIYEHLSHEGILVTSGSGANLEPLDRTDDDNEDEAASTPEEHELDLSIPEGVAIDDPVRMYLKEIGRVPLLTAEDEIELAKRMEAGDEEAKRRLAEANLRLVVSIAKRYVGRGMLFLDLIQEGNLGLIKAVEKFDYQKGFKFSTYATWWIRQAITRAIADQARTIRIPVHMVETINKLIRVSRQLLQELGREPIPEEIAKEMDIPVERVREIMKIAQEPVSLETPIGEEEDSHLGDFIEDEDAPAPAEAASFMLLKAQLEEVLETLTNREKKVLQLRFGLEDGRSRTLEEVGQVFGVTRERIRQIEAKALRKLRHPSRSKKLKDYLE is encoded by the coding sequence ATGAAGCCGGATCAATCAAAAATCGAAGCAGTAAAGAAACTCATGGAAACCGGAAAACAGAAGGGTACGTTAACCTATACGGAAATTATTGAGATTTTAAGTGAGATTGACTTATCGCCGGATCAAATGGATGATATTTATGAACACTTGAGTCATGAGGGAATCTTGGTTACTTCCGGATCCGGTGCTAATCTGGAACCATTGGATCGTACCGATGACGATAATGAGGATGAGGCTGCTTCTACCCCCGAAGAACATGAGTTGGATCTATCTATTCCTGAAGGTGTAGCGATAGATGATCCTGTGCGCATGTATTTAAAAGAAATCGGACGCGTACCTTTACTAACTGCGGAAGACGAAATTGAGCTTGCCAAAAGAATGGAAGCTGGGGATGAAGAGGCGAAAAGACGGCTTGCTGAGGCAAATCTTCGTCTAGTGGTCAGTATTGCCAAAAGATATGTGGGCAGAGGCATGCTTTTCCTGGATTTGATTCAGGAAGGAAATTTAGGCTTAATTAAAGCGGTAGAGAAGTTTGACTACCAAAAGGGATTTAAATTCAGCACCTATGCTACCTGGTGGATTCGCCAGGCCATTACCAGAGCCATTGCAGATCAGGCGCGAACCATTAGAATTCCTGTGCATATGGTGGAAACCATTAATAAATTAATTAGAGTGTCTCGTCAACTGCTCCAAGAATTAGGCAGGGAACCCATACCTGAAGAGATTGCTAAGGAAATGGATATACCTGTGGAACGGGTACGTGAAATCATGAAAATTGCCCAGGAACCTGTCTCCTTGGAGACTCCCATTGGCGAAGAGGAAGACAGTCATTTGGGGGATTTTATTGAGGATGAAGATGCCCCGGCACCGGCGGAGGCAGCCTCATTTATGTTGCTGAAGGCACAGTTGGAAGAAGTATTGGAAACTCTCACCAATCGGGAGAAGAAGGTACTGCAATTACGTTTCGGCCTGGAGGACGGCCGCTCTCGAACCTTAGAGGAAGTCGGTCAGGTATTTGGGGTCACCAGAGAACGTATTCGTCAGATTGAAGCCAAAGCATTAAGAAAGTTGCGTCATCCCAGCCGAAGCAAGAAGCTGAAGGATTATTTGGAGTAA
- a CDS encoding tRNA (adenine(22)-N(1))-methyltransferase yields the protein MQIKLSERLAAVAGFVPTGSVVADIGTDHGYLPAHLIMEGISPYVIAADVHEPPLTKASQLVSLLSIDKKVSLRLGDGLQVLTSGEAQVIVIAGIGALTMIHILSASPAVLGQTQRLVLQPMRDVVKLREWLVENNWRIVDEELVYEGDLFYEIIAAEPGRSTLTLEEMEFGPVLLKKKHLLLKAYLGEKLRILKDIYQALDDAAHPKGQVQKEEMKEKIAGMERVRASL from the coding sequence ATGCAAATCAAGCTTTCAGAGCGATTAGCGGCTGTGGCCGGTTTTGTTCCAACCGGATCCGTCGTGGCAGATATCGGTACAGACCATGGATATTTACCGGCACACCTTATTATGGAAGGCATCTCTCCTTATGTGATCGCGGCAGATGTTCATGAACCGCCTTTGACTAAAGCGTCTCAATTGGTCAGTCTGCTGTCGATTGACAAAAAAGTATCTTTGCGTTTAGGGGACGGCTTGCAGGTATTAACATCGGGTGAAGCTCAGGTAATTGTCATCGCAGGCATCGGGGCTTTGACGATGATCCATATTTTATCAGCATCACCGGCGGTTTTAGGTCAAACCCAGCGGTTGGTGCTGCAGCCTATGCGTGATGTGGTGAAACTCAGGGAATGGCTGGTTGAAAATAATTGGAGAATCGTGGATGAAGAATTGGTTTATGAAGGTGATTTGTTTTATGAAATTATTGCAGCCGAACCGGGACGAAGTACTCTCACCCTGGAGGAAATGGAGTTTGGTCCGGTGCTTTTAAAGAAGAAGCATCTTCTTTTGAAAGCTTACCTGGGAGAAAAACTTAGGATTCTCAAGGATATTTACCAGGCTTTGGATGATGCGGCCCATCCTAAGGGACAAGTACAAAAAGAGGAAATGAAAGAGAAAATTGCGGGTATGGAGAGAGTGAGGGCGTCTTTATGA
- a CDS encoding Nif3-like dinuclear metal center hexameric protein: MKVSELMTIMEDIAPAHLAEEWDHVGLQVGDLNQEAERIMIALDADPRVIEEAVSKRIDLIITHHPLFFRPVQKLLFHQPLGKIVSLLIKNDIALFSAHTNLDIAVGGINDYLAELLDLRDVTVLADTKEEALLKLVVFVPVDYLDQVRNAISEAGAGHIGSYSHCTFAAPGEGTFVPLPGTNPFVGKLGQLEKTPEYRLETIVPASVLNQVIAAMISSHPYEEVAYDLYPTALPGAADGLGRVGSLSQQMTLNQLVHKVKKLLAVEGLRVVGEGEKQISRVAVCGGSGMSLLKEAQHKGAQCLLTSDMKYHEAQEALAKGIAVIDADHFATEGIFISRLASLLKNRISKDEITILTSEINTNPWRFY, translated from the coding sequence ATGAAGGTTTCGGAATTGATGACAATAATGGAGGATATCGCTCCTGCCCATTTAGCGGAAGAGTGGGATCATGTGGGATTGCAGGTCGGGGATTTAAATCAAGAAGCAGAGCGAATCATGATCGCCCTTGATGCCGACCCGCGCGTAATTGAGGAGGCAGTGAGCAAAAGAATAGATCTGATTATTACTCATCACCCCTTGTTCTTTCGCCCTGTGCAGAAGTTGCTTTTCCACCAGCCTTTGGGCAAAATTGTATCTCTATTAATCAAAAATGATATCGCTCTGTTTTCTGCCCACACCAATCTGGATATTGCCGTCGGCGGTATTAATGATTATCTGGCAGAATTGTTAGACTTAAGGGATGTAACAGTCCTGGCAGATACAAAAGAAGAAGCCTTGCTTAAATTAGTCGTTTTTGTACCGGTGGATTACCTGGATCAGGTACGGAATGCGATCTCGGAGGCAGGGGCCGGCCATATCGGAAGTTACTCTCATTGTACTTTTGCGGCACCCGGAGAAGGGACCTTTGTGCCCTTGCCGGGGACGAATCCTTTTGTGGGAAAACTGGGTCAGCTGGAAAAGACACCGGAATACCGCCTGGAAACCATTGTTCCTGCTTCTGTTTTGAATCAAGTGATCGCGGCCATGATATCCTCTCATCCTTATGAGGAGGTGGCTTATGATCTTTATCCGACAGCTTTACCAGGTGCAGCTGATGGTCTGGGAAGGGTGGGCTCCCTTTCTCAGCAGATGACATTAAACCAATTAGTCCACAAGGTCAAAAAACTTTTGGCTGTTGAAGGACTGAGGGTTGTGGGGGAAGGAGAAAAGCAGATTTCTCGTGTTGCCGTCTGCGGCGGCAGCGGCATGTCTTTGCTGAAAGAGGCTCAACATAAGGGAGCGCAATGCTTGCTCACCAGTGATATGAAATATCATGAGGCTCAGGAGGCTTTAGCAAAAGGTATCGCCGTGATTGATGCAGATCATTTTGCCACAGAAGGAATCTTTATTTCCCGCCTTGCCTCTTTATTAAAAAACAGAATATCTAAAGATGAGATTACGATTTTAACAAGTGAAATCAATACCAACCCCTGGCGTTTTTATTAG
- a CDS encoding zinc ribbon domain-containing protein, with product MLIKSLYHLQELEKREQEIRQSLKSLPQFKELKSMKERFLKLQDQLARSKEEHKKTSDQLKNNEERAQDLAKKIKSLKEFLYGGSSNNVKELENIDLQIKVLEEQMTRINQEIIDLMEGKEQLDQNLKQIEHELKVQYQTFNKIKLQYNRVKINKEQELKGIEEDKEEIITTLDEKSLSWYQERKEKYHGRPIGEIMENHACSGCRSVIPIIIVKEARSKKDLVYCENCGRLLYAPQII from the coding sequence ATGTTAATAAAATCATTGTACCATTTACAAGAGCTGGAAAAAAGAGAGCAGGAAATCCGGCAGTCTCTGAAATCATTACCTCAGTTTAAAGAATTGAAAAGTATGAAGGAACGTTTTCTTAAACTACAGGATCAATTGGCCAGGTCAAAAGAAGAACATAAAAAAACATCCGATCAACTAAAAAACAACGAGGAACGGGCTCAGGATTTGGCAAAGAAAATAAAATCATTAAAGGAGTTTCTTTACGGCGGAAGCAGCAATAATGTCAAGGAACTGGAAAATATTGATCTGCAGATTAAAGTCCTGGAGGAACAAATGACCAGGATTAATCAAGAAATTATCGATTTGATGGAGGGAAAAGAACAACTGGATCAAAATTTAAAACAAATTGAGCATGAATTAAAGGTGCAGTATCAGACTTTTAATAAGATAAAACTTCAATACAATCGAGTGAAAATAAATAAGGAACAAGAGCTGAAGGGTATTGAAGAGGATAAAGAGGAGATCATAACCACCCTTGACGAAAAATCTTTATCCTGGTATCAGGAAAGAAAAGAAAAGTATCACGGCAGACCCATTGGCGAAATTATGGAGAACCATGCATGCAGCGGATGCCGCTCTGTGATTCCGATCATTATTGTGAAAGAAGCGAGATCAAAGAAAGATCTTGTATATTGTGAAAACTGCGGCCGTCTGCTTTATGCACCCCAAATAATATGA
- the hisC gene encoding histidinol-phosphate transaminase, whose translation MENKAEINLARKGIEKLIAYVPGKPVEEVAREYGITEIVKLASNENPLGTSPKALAAMQQILPSVYMYPEGSSPALRERIAANYGIESDMVIFGNGADNILLLIAQAFINEGDEVIIGDPTFSVYETTTRIMGGRVLKVPLKNFTYDLAGIKGKISEKTKIIYICNPNNPTGTIVYQDEVAEFMASVPENCIVVFDEAYAEFAQKTNFPQTIQLVKEQRNVLIVRTFSKVYGLAGVRVGYAVGPKHLLGVLNKVVEPFPVNKVAQAGALGALEDQEFLDEVMRVTEVGKKYLYQEFTKMKMTYAPTFTNFVLVDFKRDAEVITKKLLERGIIIRPGQIWQLPTCARITIGTMAQNEKLIAALKEIIKE comes from the coding sequence TTGGAGAATAAGGCAGAAATAAATTTGGCACGTAAAGGGATTGAAAAGCTTATTGCCTATGTGCCGGGGAAACCGGTGGAGGAAGTCGCCAGAGAATATGGCATCACAGAAATTGTTAAGCTTGCTTCCAATGAGAATCCTTTAGGTACATCACCTAAGGCTTTGGCTGCCATGCAGCAAATCCTGCCTAGTGTTTATATGTATCCTGAAGGCAGCAGTCCGGCCTTAAGAGAAAGAATTGCCGCAAATTACGGCATTGAAAGTGATATGGTGATCTTCGGAAACGGAGCTGATAATATCCTCCTCCTGATTGCCCAGGCCTTCATTAATGAAGGAGATGAGGTCATTATTGGGGATCCTACCTTTTCTGTTTATGAAACGACGACAAGGATTATGGGCGGCCGGGTGCTCAAAGTGCCCTTAAAGAATTTTACTTATGATCTGGCTGGGATCAAGGGGAAAATATCAGAGAAAACGAAGATTATTTATATTTGTAATCCCAATAACCCTACCGGAACAATTGTCTATCAGGATGAAGTTGCCGAGTTTATGGCTTCGGTACCCGAAAATTGTATTGTGGTTTTTGATGAAGCTTACGCGGAATTTGCGCAAAAGACAAATTTCCCTCAAACTATTCAGCTGGTGAAGGAACAGCGAAATGTCCTGATCGTGCGCACCTTTTCCAAGGTTTACGGACTGGCCGGTGTCCGGGTGGGGTATGCCGTTGGTCCCAAGCATTTGCTGGGCGTTTTAAACAAGGTGGTGGAACCTTTCCCGGTGAACAAAGTTGCCCAGGCAGGGGCTTTGGGTGCCCTGGAGGATCAGGAGTTTTTAGATGAGGTCATGCGGGTAACAGAGGTAGGGAAAAAATATTTGTACCAGGAATTTACCAAGATGAAAATGACCTATGCCCCTACTTTTACTAACTTTGTCTTAGTTGATTTTAAAAGGGATGCTGAGGTAATTACAAAGAAACTATTGGAACGGGGGATTATTATCAGGCCGGGCCAAATTTGGCAATTACCCACCTGCGCCCGGATCACCATCGGAACAATGGCACAAAATGAGAAATTAATCGCCGCCCTGAAAGAAATTATCAAAGAGTAA